A section of the Lampris incognitus isolate fLamInc1 chromosome 8, fLamInc1.hap2, whole genome shotgun sequence genome encodes:
- the rhogb gene encoding ras homolog family member Gb: protein MQTIKCVVVGDGAVGKTCLLISYTTGAFPKEYIPTVFDNYSSQITVDGRNISLNLWDTAGQEEYDRLRTLSYPQTNVFIICFSISSPASYENVKHKWHPEVFHHCPGVPILLVGTKSDLRNDTETQRKLKEQNQVPVTHQQGMALARQIHASRYLECSALNQEGIKDVFAEGVRAFLNPQPTVTKRPCVLL, encoded by the exons ATGCAGACCATCAAATGTGTCGTCGTGGGCGATGGTGCCGTGGGAAAGACATGTCTTCTTATCTCATACACCACCGGAGCTTTTCCAAAGGAATACATCCCCACTGTGTTCGACAACTACAGCAGCCAG ATTACAGTAGATGGACGTAACATCAGTCTAAACCTGTGGGACACGGCAGGTCAGGAGGAGTATGACCGCCTTCGGACGCTGTCCTACCCTCAGACCAATGTCTTCATCATCTGCTTCTCCATTTCCAGTCCTGCCTCCTATGAAAACGTCAAGCACAAATGGCATCCTGAG GTATTCCACCACTGCCCCGGTGTTCCCATTCTCCTGGTGGGCACCAAAAGCGACCTCCGGAACGACACAGAGACCCAGAGGAAGCTGAAGGAGCAGAACCAGGTGCCCGTCACACACCAGCAGGGCATGGCCCTGGCCCGGCAGATACACGCCAGCCGCTACCTGGAGTGTTCGGCCCTTAACCAGGAGGGAATTAAGGACGTGTTTGCTGAGGGTGTGAGGGCTTTTCTGAACCCCCAGCCCACCGTCACCAAGAGACCCTGTGTGCTGCTGTAG